DNA sequence from the Pseudoalteromonas galatheae genome:
GAGAAAATCCCGTATTTGCTACGACCACCTAGCAGGAGAGTTAGGCGTAAAGTTATTCGATGCTTTGGTGGACAACGGCTGGCTAATTGAAAACTCTACCGAGATTATATTGACGAAAACAGGGCAAAAGTTTTTTAGCAACATAGGCGTTGATTTTAGCTCATTTAAAAACCGAAGCAGACCAATATGTAAAGCATGTTTAGATTGGAGCGAAAGACGAAGCCACTTGGCTGGCAGTCTAGGTAAGTGGGTACTAGACGATGCTATGAATCGCAACTGGGCAACACAAGATTTGGATTCAAGAGTAATTCAGTTTACTCCTCAAGGACTTAGTGCCTTTACGAAAAGGTATGGTATTTAAGTGTTAATACATATTGTTGATGTATGCCGTTCAATGTTAACTCCTCGCTTAAAGGCGGTCTTAATGCCAACTCGCTAAAGGTAATAAATAGAGCCAATGCGTTGCCCAGAGGCTCTATTAAAGTTACTACGTTAACAAGCTTTAGGGCAGGAATGAGTTGGCTGAACGACCGCTAGGTATGTACAAATAGTGCAAATAGCAGACACCCACCATAACATAAATGCAAATTATGGTGGGTGTCAGTGTTAGCCTAATCTTGCTGGTGTCAGTGTTAACCTAGCATTATTCAACTTGCTCACATGAAAATGGGCCAACCACGTCGCTTTTGATGGCAAATTTGGTATCAATTTCCGGATGCCGTGTTTTTATCTCCTCAAGCGCTTGCTCGAAGTTCTCTTTAACCTGCACCCTCCAAGGATGCGATGAAAATAAAATATAGTTATCGTAGTCATTCACATGAAAATGGATATCCCCGATATAGTTGAGGCTATTTTCTGCTATATCAAAAGTGCCAAGGCAGTTTAAGTCGGGATCAACTAATTTGGATCCTTGCATATATAACACCTGGTCAATTTCGTGCGTCCCCACTGGCAGTGGCAGAACAATCAACTTTTCCCGGGTGTCTTTTAGAACAAAGCTGTAGTTGTCTAGCATTTTTTGTGTATTTCGGGTAATGAATTGAGCATTACCAATATCGCCAGAGGTACTAAAACGGGCTAAAGCTAAGCCATGTCCTTCAGGCAAAGGCTTTTTAGCATCATATGCCAATTGCGCACAACCAGACAGAAAAAGAGAACAAACAACAACCATAGTTCTAAACATATTTACTTCTCACTACATAAAGGTGCGGCATTACAAGCACCTGTCAAATTCTAATTGCAAACATTAAACCCAAAAAAAGCAAACATTACAACTACAAGAAATACACGAATAATCAAGACTTTAGATTGCAAATAGCAGACACCCACCATAACATAAATGCAAATTATGGTAGGTGTCAGTGTTAGCCCTACTTCAATAGTGCATCTATCGCGGCGTTTGTGTGGTAGTGATGATTAGCTTTAGCTGTATACTGTTCCAAACCAAACTGAAAGCAATTACAGGACTTTCCTTTCAATGGCAGACCAAGCTATTTCACTTTCTAAATATAATCAAGATTGGCCACGGATGTTCCAAGATGAAAAGCTAAGGTTAGCGCCTTTGCTATGCCATTGGATTGAAGGTGGTATTGAGCATGTGGGTAGTACAGCGGTGGTTGGTATGGTTGCTAAGCCGGTGATAGATATTATGGTGGGTGTTAAGTCACTAGAAGCGTCAAAAGAAGCCATCCAAGTGCTCACTCAACACGGTTATTGTTATTACCCCTATAAAGCTGACGTAATGCACTGGTTTTGCAAACCAACGCCTGAGTTTAGAACCCATCACTTACACCTTGTTCCCTTCGATAGTGCACTTTGGCAAGAGCGCATTTCTTTTAGGGATAAATTAAGAGCATCATCAGATTTAAGCGCTGAGTACTGTGCGTTAAAGCAAAGATTAGCGCAACAATACAAAGATGATCGTGAGCAATATACTCAACAAAAATGGCCGTTTATTCAGAAAGTGTTGGCGTCATTTTATAGCTGATATTAATCCAGCCTGTCGTGGCAACACGAAACGGCGATAATCGGACATTTTATAGTTTTTAACTCAGAGAATAAGTGCCCTTTCTGAAAGTATGGTTGATTGGTGGCAATTAAAGTAAGTTAAAAGGCCAAGAAAAACCCAAGAGCCTTGGCTCTTGGGTTTTACGTTAAAGCAGCGATTAATTCGCTTTTGTTGCTTTGTATTTGATAGTTACGTTGTAGTAAGGGAATAGACCGCGTAGGCGGAAATTCCATTTACCTTCTGCAGGTTCGTCAAATACACAGCTTTCTTCACTCCCCCAAAGGTATGGGCGACAGTCGTACTTAAAGAAGTTTGGCATTCTCTGATGGCGCACATACAGGTCTGCTTCGCCTTGACCCGTGATAGATACTTCTAGTTTATCAAAGCCTGCTGGTAGCTCGATTGAGCGATGTTGCCACCAGAACCAACCTGCAAGGCCTGTAAACTCGCCTTCAATAATCGTCGGCTCTTTAGCAAGGTTAAGGTCGATTACCACGGGGTCATGATCCGATGCGCGATAAGCGTGTGTTGCGTAAAGACTTGCTTTGTGAGTATCTGACTTGTACTCAGTGTTGTAGTCTAGCGCGACGGGTTCGTCAGCATTGATATGCCAATCTGTTACCGACTTTACTTTTTCCATCATCGTGTTTGAAGCAAAGGCGTGATCTAGGCTACCGATACGTCCTTGATACACGTATGAATAATCTAAGCTACTACCATGAAGCGTTTGCTTGATGTTGGCATAACCATTCTCTACATAGGTGTTGATTGGATCTTCCTGAGCGTACGCGTTCATGTCACCTAGAATAATCACATCATCTTCTGCAACTCCTGTCGGATTTGTGCCAAGCCAAGTCGCTAGGGTATTAACCGCAGTGACTCGAGTTTGGTTCCAACAACCTTGACCGTCATTTTGGTCTTGATCTAAGCCCTCAGCTTTTGAACAACTGCCTTTAGAGCGTAAGTGAGCCATTACCACAGTGAAGATTTCTTCGCCGTTTGCCTCTTTGAAAGTTTGTACGACAGGAGGACGGTTACCGTAATCAAATGGTACGGCTTCGGTAAATGCAGGCGTGCCTACTTCAGCTACTTTGTTACTACGATAAATGATACCGGATGTAATTGCATCCCCACCCACTTGGTCAACATTTAGGTTTACAAATGCGTAAGTGTTAGCAGAGTCTGTCGCATTTAAAGCGTTAACGAGGTCGGCAATCGCACTAAACTCACCAAAGCCATCATTTTCTACTTCAAGTAGACCGATGATATCGGCATCGAGCGCTGAAATTGCAGCAACCGTTTTTGCTTTTTGGCGTTCAAACTCTTCTAGATTGTCAGCTCCTCGTGAAGTTGGGAAACCTGCACCTTGACCGTCACCATTGAAGTAGTTTAATACGTTGAAGCTTGCAATACGTAAATCTCCACGCTCTTCTATCTGAGGTGCTTCTGTACGTAGATTAGTATGGACAAAGTTTGGTGTTGTTGTTGGGTGAATACGGTATTGGCTATAACCATATCCCAGTACACCCTCAAGGCCCGTCACAGAATCGCCCAGTCGTAAAGTGTTATAGGCATCTAGCGTGGGTGATGGGTAAGGAATAACGTCAGGGTTTTGTACTGATGAACCATCATCAAGTAAAATTTCTTTGCGCTTGTTTTCAGCTTCTAGCTGGTTTGCTGCGTCACCAGGAGTTGCAACTTGAGTGCTTTGGTACAAACGTTCAGTAGCTAAGCGTACTTCGCCGTAACGTGCAAGTCCGTATGTATCGTTAACGACCAACTCATTTGAAATCGAAACCAACATGCCTTCGTAGGCTTCAAGACCATTCTCTGCAGGTAAAGTAACGGTAGTCGCTGAAGCCGTTGCAGAACCGCATAGCTCGACTGCGTCGACGTTAATAAGTTGAGTTTGACCATACTTCTCTTCAACTTTACCACGTAATTTAACCACATCTCCTGCGCTTACTGGAGTTGCGGTATATACGACAAAAATACCTTCGGAAGTATTATTATCAGCATCATAGTCAGTGCTTTCTTCTTGAAGGAAGAAGCCGCCAAGCCCTGCATCTGATTGTAGGCTTGCAGTGACAACAGCTTGCACTTCAACCGTTTCTCCCGCTAATGGGCTTGCATCGCCAGCGCCCTGAATGGCACTGATCAAGGTATTATTTTCGCCACAAATAACTGGCTCTGGCTCAGGTACGTCACCGCCATTAATGTGGATACCTAGGTTGCTAAAATCATTCTTCGCAAGTGCAAGCCATTGTCCAGTGCCAACAAATGCAGAAGTTGCATCGGTGCGGCCAGTTGTTATTGCAGGATCTCTGACAAGCGTTTTATCTTTTGTTCTAATATCGCCATCAACCCATTCACTACCTGGGTCGACACCAACCTGGCCTAGGCTATCAACAACTGCACCATTGAGCGTAAGCGTAACGGCATCATCACCATTAAACCAGCTACTTGTGTTTGTTAACTGTGCTTTTGCGATGATCTCTGCTGCTGAGTCAGCATGAGCAATAACATAAGTTGATTTAGCCGCAAGTTCACCACTTAGCTCTATGTTCGTGCGAGCTTCTGTTGCACCATTAAAGAAGAAGTTGACGGAGTAACCTGTTAGACTAACAGCTTCATCACTACCATTGTAGAGCTCAATGGCTTTGTTATAACTACTACCTTCAACGTATTCAGAGATAATCACTTCTGCTTGTGCATTTAGGCAAGCTAATGCAATAGCTGAAGCTAGAATAGATTTTTTAATCATTTTTTATTTTCCCGTGTATTATAATTATTCGAATTTTTATTCGAACGCAGCATTTTAAGCGCTATTGATGACAATTCAATTAAACTTCACGGTCTATTTACATTGGTTTACACTAAATTGTGTGTTGAAGGACAAAAGTCGTTGAATTTCATGTCATATATAGAGCGCTAGAGTGAAGTGTTTTATGGATTGTCGTCTAATTAGTGGCGTGATAGTTGCGCTATACTCAATTGGTATTAAAGAGAAACACATTGCTAGCGGCTTGTTTAAAATAAATACAGGAGAACATGAATATGGCGATAAAAAGTTTAAGACAGTCATGCCTCCTGTTTCTTGCTGTATCGTTCATAACACCTGTGAATGCAAGTAGTATTGTCGGTGCTCACAATATCTGGCCGCCGTATATTATCGATGAACGCTCTGGCTTTAGTGTGGATCTCGTACGCGCGGCATTTGAAGCTGAGAATCAAGATTTTGAAATGCTTACTATGCCGTTTAGTCGAGCCATGCGAATGGTGGAAAACGGGCAGGTTGATATTATTCCCGCTTTATGGCGTTCTAACAGTCGAGATAAGCGTTTTGTTTTTAGTGAGCCGTACTACAGCAATCGCCTTGTGCTTATTTCGCACGCGGAGTCTGATATCGACTTTGAAAGCTTGGAAGATCTAAAAGGGTTGAGCGTATGCGCTATTCGGGGTTTCCGTTCTGAAATTGCGCTCGCTCAGATCTCACAAGTTCGCTTAGAAAAGCTCACCAACCTGAGTTCCTGTCTATCGCTCCTGAATAAGCAGCGAGTAGAAGCCGTAGTAAGTGACGAGCTTGCCTTTGCCTATTTGCGGGCTCAATACGATGAATTTCATAGCCTTAAAGTACATCAATCGACCATTGCACAGTGGCCACTTCATATTGGGATTAGCAAATCCAATCCAAAAGCAGCAGAAGTTATTGAATTGTTTAATAAGGGTCTTTTACAACTTAAGGTGAATGGAATTTATAAGGCGACTTTAAAAAAATACCGTTTGGATGAGTGAGCAATTAATCGTACTCGCTTCTTTCGACACATTGGTTTATCGTAATAAAGAAAGGGGTAATGAAGTGATACTTCATTACCCCTTTATCATATGGTTTTTGACTTGTTAAGACCCTTAACGCGCTACAGCCTGCCAACGGCGAACTACCACCAACGCGAGGCTGAACCAAATCAACCATAACGGCATACTACCACTATCACTCTTGTTAGTGATGGTATCAGTAGGCGCTTTGTTGACAGTAATATTTACCTCACCTTGCGCACTTGCTTCGCCATCTGAAACCGTATAAGTGATGATATCGCTGCCAACAAACCCAGCATTCGATTGGTAGGTCAGACTATAGTCAGCATTAATAGCGACACTACCGTGCTGTGCTGTCGCTTCAGTGACTTGCAGGGCGTCGCCATCACCATCACTGTCGTTTGCTAGAACATTAATGGTTACAGGCTTACCGGTTGTAACTGTTGCCATGTCAGATTCTGCCAAAGGAGCTGTATTAGCAATGACAGTAACAGCTACAGTTGCGCCTGCGGTTCCACCGTTCCCGTCAGTTATTGCGTAATTTATCGTATCAATT
Encoded proteins:
- a CDS encoding ExeM/NucH family extracellular endonuclease, producing the protein MIKKSILASAIALACLNAQAEVIISEYVEGSSYNKAIELYNGSDEAVSLTGYSVNFFFNGATEARTNIELSGELAAKSTYVIAHADSAAEIIAKAQLTNTSSWFNGDDAVTLTLNGAVVDSLGQVGVDPGSEWVDGDIRTKDKTLVRDPAITTGRTDATSAFVGTGQWLALAKNDFSNLGIHINGGDVPEPEPVICGENNTLISAIQGAGDASPLAGETVEVQAVVTASLQSDAGLGGFFLQEESTDYDADNNTSEGIFVVYTATPVSAGDVVKLRGKVEEKYGQTQLINVDAVELCGSATASATTVTLPAENGLEAYEGMLVSISNELVVNDTYGLARYGEVRLATERLYQSTQVATPGDAANQLEAENKRKEILLDDGSSVQNPDVIPYPSPTLDAYNTLRLGDSVTGLEGVLGYGYSQYRIHPTTTPNFVHTNLRTEAPQIEERGDLRIASFNVLNYFNGDGQGAGFPTSRGADNLEEFERQKAKTVAAISALDADIIGLLEVENDGFGEFSAIADLVNALNATDSANTYAFVNLNVDQVGGDAITSGIIYRSNKVAEVGTPAFTEAVPFDYGNRPPVVQTFKEANGEEIFTVVMAHLRSKGSCSKAEGLDQDQNDGQGCWNQTRVTAVNTLATWLGTNPTGVAEDDVIILGDMNAYAQEDPINTYVENGYANIKQTLHGSSLDYSYVYQGRIGSLDHAFASNTMMEKVKSVTDWHINADEPVALDYNTEYKSDTHKASLYATHAYRASDHDPVVIDLNLAKEPTIIEGEFTGLAGWFWWQHRSIELPAGFDKLEVSITGQGEADLYVRHQRMPNFFKYDCRPYLWGSEESCVFDEPAEGKWNFRLRGLFPYYNVTIKYKATKAN
- a CDS encoding GrpB family protein, giving the protein MADQAISLSKYNQDWPRMFQDEKLRLAPLLCHWIEGGIEHVGSTAVVGMVAKPVIDIMVGVKSLEASKEAIQVLTQHGYCYYPYKADVMHWFCKPTPEFRTHHLHLVPFDSALWQERISFRDKLRASSDLSAEYCALKQRLAQQYKDDREQYTQQKWPFIQKVLASFYS
- a CDS encoding substrate-binding periplasmic protein; protein product: MAIKSLRQSCLLFLAVSFITPVNASSIVGAHNIWPPYIIDERSGFSVDLVRAAFEAENQDFEMLTMPFSRAMRMVENGQVDIIPALWRSNSRDKRFVFSEPYYSNRLVLISHAESDIDFESLEDLKGLSVCAIRGFRSEIALAQISQVRLEKLTNLSSCLSLLNKQRVEAVVSDELAFAYLRAQYDEFHSLKVHQSTIAQWPLHIGISKSNPKAAEVIELFNKGLLQLKVNGIYKATLKKYRLDE
- a CDS encoding ArsR/SmtB family transcription factor gives rise to the protein MEPNIAYIGNLIGDTARSKMLTALMSGKALTATELSLEADITPQTASSHLMKLVEGELLVVRKQGRHKYFQLRNIQVAELIEQMLNISVSVSSPKISTGPRNERLRKSRICYDHLAGELGVKLFDALVDNGWLIENSTEIILTKTGQKFFSNIGVDFSSFKNRSRPICKACLDWSERRSHLAGSLGKWVLDDAMNRNWATQDLDSRVIQFTPQGLSAFTKRYGI